In Gemmatimonadota bacterium, a genomic segment contains:
- a CDS encoding PH domain-containing protein translates to SGVLWRSVKAFPFNRVQHTKLDSTPLDRRFGLSSLSVFPAGAGAGLRIRGLGQETAGRLRVYISERIEADGETDSRDTDAAPAPVAHSETNSETASEAAEDPGR, encoded by the coding sequence GTCCGGCGTGCTCTGGCGCTCGGTGAAGGCGTTTCCCTTCAACCGCGTGCAGCACACCAAGCTCGACAGCACTCCGCTCGACCGGCGGTTCGGCCTGTCGAGCCTGTCGGTCTTTCCGGCGGGCGCGGGCGCGGGTCTCAGGATCCGGGGACTGGGACAGGAGACCGCCGGGCGGCTGCGCGTGTACATCTCGGAGCGGATCGAAGCGGACGGGGAGACGGATTCCAGGGACACCGACGCCGCGCCGGCTCCCGTAGCGCACTCGGAAACGAACTCGGAAACGGCCTCCGAAGCCGCCGAGGATCCGGGTCGGTGA